From Micromonospora echinospora, one genomic window encodes:
- a CDS encoding oxygenase MpaB family protein produces MEPLSRRNMLKAGGALGALGALSIAAPAQAKSTWTWSPSGSVAGAGAGVDPRLVWDDEADPLVASLLDRGEAPLVNQLLRTWTRNGQPLPDGLPGDVRQFIERARQLPSWVDQGKLTTAVQFNEKRGLYLGVLYGLASGMMSTVIPQEARAVYYSEGGADMKDRIAKTAKLGYDIGTANAYQPNGSMIVTAVKTRLAHAGVRHLLPQSPRWVGAAPEDIPISQRDMMITWHSLPTTVMRELNSWRVPIPTRESDAFLHLWQVAAHMLGIKDEYIPASWSEANSQATQVLDPILAPTPEGIALADILLGLGKEIDGGILSKPILGSFTRFLLGDQIANWLKIPRDLLWDTLLQTSWGPFIAVREALLPLPLAPECFWLFDEFLRKLALLFLSEGQQINIEIPLGNRPS; encoded by the coding sequence GTGGAACCACTCAGCAGACGCAACATGTTGAAGGCTGGTGGGGCGTTAGGCGCGCTCGGCGCGTTGAGCATCGCCGCGCCGGCGCAGGCCAAGTCGACGTGGACCTGGTCCCCCTCGGGCTCGGTGGCGGGTGCCGGAGCGGGCGTCGACCCGCGGCTGGTGTGGGACGACGAGGCCGACCCGCTGGTCGCCTCGCTGCTCGACCGGGGCGAGGCGCCCCTGGTCAACCAGTTGCTACGGACCTGGACCAGGAACGGTCAGCCGTTGCCGGACGGGCTGCCGGGGGACGTGCGCCAGTTCATCGAGCGCGCCCGCCAACTGCCGTCATGGGTCGACCAGGGCAAGCTGACCACCGCGGTGCAGTTCAACGAGAAGCGGGGGCTCTACCTTGGCGTGCTGTACGGACTGGCCAGCGGCATGATGAGCACGGTCATCCCACAGGAGGCCCGTGCCGTCTACTACTCCGAGGGCGGCGCGGACATGAAGGACCGCATCGCCAAGACGGCCAAGCTCGGGTACGACATCGGGACGGCGAACGCCTACCAGCCCAACGGTTCGATGATCGTGACCGCCGTCAAGACCCGACTGGCCCACGCCGGCGTGCGGCACCTCCTGCCGCAGTCGCCGAGGTGGGTGGGTGCCGCCCCCGAGGACATCCCGATCAGCCAGCGGGACATGATGATCACCTGGCACAGCCTGCCGACCACGGTCATGCGGGAGCTGAACTCCTGGAGGGTTCCGATCCCCACCCGCGAGTCGGACGCTTTCCTCCACCTGTGGCAGGTGGCCGCTCACATGCTGGGCATCAAGGACGAGTACATCCCCGCGTCGTGGAGTGAGGCCAACTCCCAGGCCACCCAGGTCCTCGACCCCATCCTGGCGCCGACGCCCGAGGGCATCGCGCTGGCGGACATCCTGCTCGGCCTCGGCAAGGAGATCGACGGCGGAATCCTGAGCAAACCCATCCTCGGCTCGTTCACGCGATTCCTGCTCGGTGACCAGATCGCCAACTGGCTCAAGATCCCCCGGGACCTGCTCTGGGACACCCTGTTGCAGACATCCTGGGGGCCGTTCATCGCCGTCCGGGAGGCCCTGCTTCCGCTTCCGCTCGCGCCGGAGTGCTTCTGGCTCTTCGACGAGTTCCTGCGCAAGTTGGCCCTGCTCTTCCTGTCCGAGGGGCAGCAGATCAACATCGAGATCCCGCTCGGCAACCGTCCTTCCTGA
- a CDS encoding molybdopterin cofactor-binding domain-containing protein produces MVEPSSRRHFSGYVLAAPILVTAAELAASTTTAGPPSSDGTELLGLNDIMTAAALPTSGLISVEVSQDGTVSFTLPRTRLGQGASTSTATLIAEELSVPRGRVRVTLIDAWPEHVSHQGTAGPDTTMSTYAPLRVAAAVARQRLLEAASAAFGSPVVDLRLKAGVITDGDGRSLDIGALATKAASASTVAVVVELAPREGCTVVGCPATGSTRGRR; encoded by the coding sequence ATGGTCGAACCCAGTTCCCGGCGACACTTCTCCGGGTACGTGCTGGCCGCCCCGATCCTCGTGACCGCCGCCGAACTGGCGGCCTCCACCACGACCGCCGGGCCACCGTCGTCAGACGGGACGGAGCTGCTCGGCCTCAACGACATCATGACCGCGGCGGCACTGCCGACATCGGGACTGATCTCGGTCGAGGTCAGCCAGGACGGGACCGTGTCGTTCACGTTGCCCCGAACCAGGCTGGGACAGGGCGCCTCCACCTCGACCGCCACGCTGATCGCCGAGGAACTGTCCGTACCGAGGGGACGGGTCCGGGTCACGCTGATCGACGCGTGGCCGGAACACGTGTCCCACCAGGGGACCGCCGGACCAGACACGACCATGTCGACCTACGCTCCCCTCCGGGTCGCCGCGGCCGTAGCCCGTCAGCGGCTGTTGGAAGCTGCGTCGGCCGCCTTCGGCTCGCCCGTCGTCGACCTGCGGCTGAAGGCCGGCGTCATCACCGATGGCGACGGCCGGAGCCTCGACATCGGCGCCCTCGCCACGAAGGCTGCCAGCGCGAGCACCGTCGCGGTGGTGGTGGAACTCGCCCCTCGGGAAGGCTGCACCGTCGTCGGCTGTCCCGCTACCGGGTCGACGCGCGGGAGGCGGTGA
- a CDS encoding FAD-dependent oxidoreductase, whose translation MPQPDPQRSYDVIVVGGGPSGFIAAIAAARQGARTLVVEKYGFLGGMPTSAALGPISPFHFGDEQVVRGIPQEFVERMMSIGGSTGHLRTTNPHGSGAYLCFYDREAYKWAALTLALKAGVVPLFHSFVSGVCKDGDKVTGVTVTNKSGNLDYHAKVVVDATGDGDVAALAGAEFVLGRGGDEKAAQPSTMMFDMAGVDTRAVKDYMDAHPEEFEWASELVAVKPYAANLPQEHFVGQGFKTLIRRGLDSGELYLGRDTILFLTTTHPGVLHFNSTRISGVDGTDAESLTRGEIDGRRQVMSLSEYLVKNVPGFADARLIATGVQIGIRESRHILGEHVLTGEEVMSGTKVPDVVSRGYFPIDIHNLKGKEGYGADKDQGTWSDLDDSYDIPYRCLVPRRLDGLVIAGRAISATHEAHGSFRTQGGVMGIGQAAGTAAALAALDGVEPRKVDVPRLQAALVAQRASLRRDPEQVQQQREAAVEAVRQALAEGRISPQYLADAGAFTGTAPRL comes from the coding sequence ATGCCCCAGCCCGACCCGCAGCGCTCGTACGACGTGATCGTCGTCGGGGGCGGGCCCTCCGGCTTCATCGCTGCCATCGCGGCGGCCCGCCAGGGAGCCCGTACGCTCGTGGTGGAGAAGTACGGCTTCCTCGGCGGAATGCCGACCAGTGCAGCGCTCGGCCCCATCTCCCCGTTCCACTTCGGCGACGAACAGGTCGTGCGGGGCATTCCGCAGGAGTTCGTCGAGCGGATGATGTCCATCGGTGGCAGCACCGGTCACCTGCGTACCACCAACCCGCACGGCAGTGGCGCCTACCTGTGCTTTTATGACCGGGAAGCGTACAAATGGGCGGCCCTCACGCTCGCCCTCAAGGCCGGCGTCGTGCCGCTGTTCCACTCGTTCGTCAGCGGGGTATGCAAGGACGGCGACAAGGTCACCGGTGTCACGGTCACCAACAAATCGGGCAACCTGGACTACCACGCGAAGGTCGTCGTCGACGCCACCGGCGACGGCGACGTGGCGGCGCTGGCCGGGGCCGAGTTCGTGCTCGGCCGGGGCGGCGACGAAAAGGCTGCCCAGCCCAGCACGATGATGTTCGACATGGCCGGCGTCGACACCCGCGCCGTCAAGGACTACATGGACGCCCACCCGGAGGAATTCGAGTGGGCCTCCGAACTGGTCGCCGTCAAGCCGTACGCGGCCAACCTTCCCCAGGAACACTTCGTCGGCCAGGGCTTCAAAACCCTGATCCGGCGGGGCCTGGACTCCGGTGAACTCTACCTCGGCCGGGACACCATCCTCTTCCTCACCACCACCCATCCCGGCGTGCTGCACTTCAACAGCACCCGGATCAGCGGCGTCGACGGTACCGACGCGGAGAGCCTCACCCGCGGCGAAATCGACGGACGCCGCCAGGTCATGTCGCTCAGCGAGTACCTGGTCAAGAACGTGCCCGGCTTCGCCGACGCCCGACTTATCGCCACCGGCGTGCAGATCGGGATCCGGGAGAGCCGGCACATCCTCGGCGAGCACGTGCTCACCGGCGAGGAGGTGATGAGTGGCACCAAGGTGCCCGACGTGGTGTCTCGCGGCTACTTCCCGATCGACATCCACAATCTCAAGGGCAAGGAGGGCTACGGCGCGGACAAGGACCAGGGCACCTGGAGCGACCTCGACGACTCGTACGACATTCCGTACCGCTGCCTGGTGCCGCGTCGGCTGGACGGCCTGGTCATCGCCGGACGCGCCATTTCGGCCACCCACGAGGCGCACGGCTCCTTCCGGACCCAGGGTGGCGTGATGGGCATCGGTCAGGCGGCCGGTACTGCCGCCGCACTCGCGGCACTCGACGGGGTGGAGCCGCGCAAGGTCGACGTGCCGCGGTTGCAGGCGGCGCTGGTCGCCCAGCGTGCCTCACTGCGCCGTGACCCCGAGCAGGTCCAGCAGCAGCGAGAGGCGGCCGTCGAGGCGGTCCGGCAGGCGCTGGCCGAGGGACGGATCTCGCCCCAGTACCTGGCCGACGCGGGCGCCTTCACCGGCACCGCTCCTCGGTTGTAG
- a CDS encoding ABC transporter substrate-binding protein, producing the protein MTIRLDRRRLLTLGAATIAAAGTGGLVGCGSGNGSGDGVAELQLWTFLDPTGTDPRGKALQEIIDGFNASQSAAKVTVTSINYAKIDGEVIRAANTGGGPDIVNIYLPQLAQHVEGGSIQPIDDFAKDWLAQAGSAYLFPIDSARIDGQLMALPWESRVWLFWYRKDLLDRYGVTPPTTLDEAVAAGAAIRRASGNKITGFAIGLSEQSLGADFMEKFDPLTAGYGGAVIGADGRATFASDAGAQAMSVIKKFADAGAFGREALTMGADEVVNGVKAGTVAMAIAGSFRVAATRTADGVGDNLVTTPVPGVTAGRRLPTAVAGQTLAMGANTEHPEQVWAFIRYYLSAESQAKFAAAGVLPVLRNVYDQPAVTQAQNAKELLEWRDYLASDGKVSLYPADYSELSTNLVKAAQKMVFDGAPIPAGLTEVQNQYNQKRK; encoded by the coding sequence ATGACCATTCGGCTGGACAGACGACGGCTGTTGACGCTGGGCGCCGCCACCATCGCTGCCGCAGGCACCGGTGGCCTCGTCGGGTGCGGCTCCGGCAACGGCTCCGGTGACGGAGTCGCCGAACTGCAGCTTTGGACCTTCCTCGACCCGACCGGCACCGACCCGCGCGGCAAGGCGCTCCAAGAGATCATCGATGGATTTAACGCCAGCCAAAGCGCCGCCAAGGTCACCGTGACCAGCATCAACTACGCCAAGATCGACGGCGAGGTGATCCGGGCGGCCAACACCGGCGGTGGCCCGGACATCGTCAACATCTACCTCCCGCAGCTTGCCCAGCACGTCGAGGGCGGCAGCATCCAACCGATCGACGACTTCGCCAAGGACTGGCTGGCGCAGGCCGGATCCGCTTATCTCTTCCCGATCGACAGCGCCAGAATCGACGGCCAACTGATGGCCCTGCCGTGGGAGTCGCGGGTCTGGTTGTTCTGGTACCGCAAGGACCTCCTCGACCGGTACGGTGTCACCCCGCCCACCACCCTCGACGAGGCAGTGGCCGCCGGCGCCGCAATCCGGAGAGCCTCCGGCAATAAGATCACCGGCTTCGCGATCGGCCTCTCGGAGCAGTCCCTCGGCGCCGACTTCATGGAGAAGTTCGACCCGCTGACCGCCGGCTACGGGGGAGCGGTCATCGGTGCCGACGGCAGGGCGACCTTCGCCAGTGACGCCGGAGCCCAGGCCATGTCGGTGATCAAGAAGTTCGCCGACGCCGGGGCCTTCGGCCGGGAGGCGCTCACTATGGGCGCCGACGAGGTGGTCAACGGCGTCAAGGCCGGCACCGTGGCGATGGCTATCGCGGGCAGCTTCCGGGTGGCCGCCACCCGCACCGCCGACGGAGTCGGCGACAACCTCGTCACCACCCCCGTTCCGGGAGTGACCGCCGGACGCCGGCTGCCCACCGCGGTCGCCGGACAGACCCTCGCGATGGGCGCGAACACCGAGCACCCCGAGCAGGTGTGGGCCTTCATCCGGTACTACCTGAGCGCCGAGTCGCAGGCCAAGTTCGCCGCGGCCGGAGTGTTGCCGGTGCTCCGCAACGTCTACGACCAACCGGCGGTCACCCAGGCGCAGAACGCCAAGGAACTGCTGGAGTGGCGCGACTACCTCGCCAGCGACGGCAAGGTGTCCCTGTACCCCGCTGACTACAGCGAACTCAGCACCAACCTGGTCAAGGCCGCCCAGAAGATGGTCTTCGACGGCGCTCCCATCCCTGCCGGGCTGACCGAGGTCCAGAACCAGTACAACCAGAAGAGGAAGTGA
- a CDS encoding carbohydrate ABC transporter permease: MPDTLTDPAASTSAQASRSSGAAPPDAAGRPGRQLSRTSGHPGRIRRAGIYLGLLAASGFAVLPLLWGLSTSLKPESTVLATPVRWIPEHFTLANYEAVLFHSQIPLNLLNSVIVSVVTVVVTLVIAVPAAYSAARYRFRGKAGLLFFILMTSMVPGIAVLVPLYYLAVKLGVYDTYLVMIVIYSAWQVPTIVWILRGFFESIPPEIEEAGRVDGMSAAGAFLRLVLPLAKPGLGAAAIITFVYVWNDYLIASTFVSDPDLRLISVGLYTYLTQYGTVWGQLTAAVMVTLLPMIIAFVLFERRLVAGLSAGASKG, from the coding sequence ATGCCTGACACCCTGACCGATCCCGCAGCCTCCACCAGTGCCCAGGCCTCCCGGTCGAGCGGCGCCGCACCGCCGGATGCCGCTGGCCGGCCCGGCCGCCAGCTCAGCCGTACGAGCGGGCATCCGGGTCGGATCCGGCGGGCCGGCATCTATCTCGGCCTGTTGGCCGCCTCCGGGTTCGCCGTCCTGCCGCTGTTGTGGGGACTGAGCACCTCGCTCAAGCCGGAGTCGACCGTGCTCGCCACACCAGTGCGGTGGATCCCGGAACATTTCACGCTGGCGAACTACGAAGCGGTGCTGTTCCACTCCCAGATTCCACTGAACCTGCTCAACAGCGTGATCGTCAGCGTCGTCACGGTCGTGGTCACCCTGGTCATCGCGGTACCGGCCGCTTACTCGGCGGCACGTTACCGGTTCCGCGGAAAGGCTGGGCTGCTCTTCTTCATCCTGATGACCTCGATGGTCCCCGGCATCGCGGTCCTGGTGCCGCTCTACTACCTGGCTGTCAAGCTCGGCGTCTACGACACCTACCTGGTCATGATCGTGATCTACTCGGCGTGGCAGGTGCCGACCATCGTGTGGATCCTGCGCGGCTTCTTCGAGTCGATCCCGCCCGAGATCGAGGAGGCTGGGCGGGTCGATGGCATGTCCGCGGCCGGCGCCTTCCTGCGACTGGTGCTGCCATTGGCCAAGCCCGGCCTCGGTGCCGCCGCCATCATCACCTTCGTCTACGTCTGGAACGACTACCTGATCGCCAGCACCTTCGTCAGCGATCCGGACCTACGGCTGATATCCGTTGGCCTCTACACCTACCTCACTCAGTACGGCACGGTCTGGGGCCAGTTGACCGCCGCGGTCATGGTCACCCTGCTGCCGATGATCATCGCATTCGTCCTGTTCGAACGTCGCCTGGTGGCCGGTCTGTCGGCCGGTGCCAGCAAGGGCTGA
- a CDS encoding carbohydrate ABC transporter permease, whose translation MALYLPAVALVALVSVFPIAYALRLSVYRTRALRVVEFIGWDNFTTVLGPAGWADIARTFVYVVVSLVLAVPLGLGLAVLLNKQVRFVRMFRVVILLPWVVSQTVAALLWKWLLNGQYGPLHSLFGGDGPLSSPWGSMASLIVVNVWLSYPLATILCLAALQTVPAEQIEASRVDGCNPRQSFFLVVVPAIRSTLLILVIMLTLLYFNMVTLVYTLTGGGPFSGTQVLSLNAFLQSFQFFKIGIGAAYSVVLFVFNIVFGVAYIRVLKGKNDA comes from the coding sequence GTGGCGCTGTACCTGCCGGCAGTGGCGCTCGTCGCGCTCGTCTCGGTCTTCCCGATCGCCTACGCGCTTCGGCTCAGTGTCTACCGGACCCGGGCCCTGCGGGTCGTCGAGTTCATCGGCTGGGACAACTTCACCACGGTGCTGGGGCCGGCCGGCTGGGCCGACATCGCCCGGACCTTCGTGTACGTCGTCGTCTCGCTGGTGCTGGCCGTGCCGCTCGGGCTCGGGCTGGCGGTGTTGCTGAACAAGCAGGTGCGGTTCGTCCGGATGTTCCGGGTGGTCATCCTGCTGCCGTGGGTCGTCTCCCAGACCGTCGCGGCCCTGCTCTGGAAGTGGCTGCTCAACGGCCAGTACGGTCCGCTGCACAGCCTCTTCGGGGGCGACGGCCCACTGTCGTCGCCGTGGGGATCGATGGCGTCACTGATTGTGGTGAATGTCTGGCTCAGCTACCCGCTCGCCACGATCCTCTGCCTCGCCGCGCTGCAGACCGTTCCAGCGGAGCAGATCGAGGCGTCCCGGGTCGACGGATGCAACCCACGCCAGTCGTTCTTCCTCGTCGTCGTGCCGGCGATCCGGTCGACGCTGCTGATTCTCGTGATCATGTTGACCCTGCTCTATTTCAACATGGTCACGCTGGTCTACACGCTCACCGGTGGTGGCCCGTTCTCCGGCACGCAGGTGCTGAGCCTCAACGCGTTCCTCCAGTCCTTCCAGTTCTTCAAGATCGGTATTGGCGCTGCGTACAGCGTTGTGCTGTTTGTCTTCAACATCGTCTTCGGCGTGGCGTACATCCGGGTTCTCAAGGGGAAGAACGATGCCTGA
- a CDS encoding LacI family DNA-binding transcriptional regulator — MANIYDVAKAAGVSPATVSRVLNGGSVSSERAARVRAACEDLGFRPNRVARGLRRQRSDVLALIISDIENPFFTALARGVEDVARASNLSVVLCNADDNPEKEAEYLDVALAEHMAGVIIFPASLAETDVTALLDRGVPVVAVDRSPESAAIDTVTADDENGAYVATRHLLDEGYRRVACITGPRASSAATERLRGFLRAHRESEAPRRRPRVAYADFRVRGGYQAMGELLDLAEPPDAVLTTNSLMAAGALEALYDRDLRPPEIGVATFGDTFWAHLVQPALTTVHQPAYEIGQAAAELLFKRRHAPDIEPQRLVLPTRLQIRSSSRRSAEAQTTPATSAGRRATTARVVGAERPDGPGRARATGRHDIDQSVPVT; from the coding sequence ATGGCCAACATCTACGACGTGGCGAAGGCGGCCGGCGTCTCCCCCGCCACCGTCTCCCGGGTACTCAACGGCGGCAGCGTCAGCTCCGAACGTGCCGCTCGGGTCCGGGCCGCCTGCGAGGACCTGGGGTTCCGGCCCAATCGGGTGGCCCGTGGCCTGCGCCGACAGCGCAGCGACGTGCTTGCGCTGATCATCTCCGACATCGAGAACCCGTTCTTCACGGCGCTGGCCCGAGGCGTGGAGGACGTAGCCCGGGCAAGCAACCTCTCGGTCGTGCTGTGCAACGCCGACGACAACCCAGAGAAAGAAGCGGAGTACCTCGACGTCGCACTCGCCGAACACATGGCGGGCGTCATCATCTTCCCGGCGTCGCTCGCTGAAACCGATGTCACGGCCTTGCTCGACCGCGGCGTCCCGGTTGTCGCCGTCGACCGCTCCCCCGAGTCGGCGGCGATCGACACGGTCACCGCCGACGACGAGAACGGCGCGTACGTCGCCACCCGACACCTGCTAGACGAGGGATATCGTCGGGTCGCCTGCATCACCGGTCCCCGCGCCTCGTCGGCGGCGACGGAGCGGCTACGCGGCTTCCTTCGCGCCCACCGCGAGAGCGAGGCACCGCGACGGCGCCCCCGGGTGGCGTACGCCGACTTCCGGGTCCGTGGCGGCTACCAGGCGATGGGTGAACTGCTCGATCTCGCCGAGCCGCCGGACGCCGTGCTGACCACCAACAGCCTGATGGCGGCGGGCGCTCTGGAGGCGCTCTACGACCGCGACCTGCGACCGCCCGAGATCGGCGTGGCCACCTTCGGTGACACATTCTGGGCGCATCTGGTGCAGCCAGCCCTGACCACCGTTCACCAGCCGGCATACGAGATCGGCCAGGCCGCCGCCGAACTGCTGTTCAAGCGGCGGCACGCGCCCGACATCGAGCCGCAGCGGCTCGTCCTGCCGACCCGGCTACAGATCCGCAGCAGCTCCCGCCGCAGCGCGGAGGCACAGACGACACCGGCCACATCGGCCGGTAGACGGGCGACAACGGCACGGGTGGTAGGGGCCGAGCGCCCAGACGGTCCCGGCCGGGCGCGCGCGACCGGGCGCCATGACATCGATCAGTCCGTTCCGGTCACATGA
- a CDS encoding NUDIX hydrolase, which translates to MYLPRAANAGRVVPYSGKAVVDKVLCYIVREGRLLVFRHTDYSYEEVGIQVPGGSVRVGEQPEDAALREAREETGLTGFAAVRKLGEVEYDISPLRFEIQNRHIFQLKLTGPTPDRWASQEEHDGKQEPTRFECFWVPLEAAHVLQSGQGALLGRLFD; encoded by the coding sequence ATGTATCTGCCGAGGGCTGCGAACGCTGGTCGGGTCGTCCCATATTCAGGCAAAGCCGTTGTTGACAAGGTCCTCTGTTACATCGTGCGCGAGGGGCGGTTGCTCGTCTTCCGCCACACCGATTACAGCTACGAAGAGGTGGGGATCCAGGTGCCCGGAGGCAGCGTGCGCGTCGGTGAACAGCCGGAGGACGCGGCGCTACGCGAGGCCCGTGAAGAGACCGGGCTGACGGGCTTCGCGGCCGTCCGGAAATTGGGTGAGGTTGAGTACGACATCAGCCCGCTGCGGTTCGAGATCCAGAATCGTCACATCTTCCAGTTGAAACTGACCGGGCCTACGCCTGACCGGTGGGCGAGCCAGGAGGAACACGACGGCAAGCAGGAGCCGACCCGGTTCGAGTGCTTCTGGGTACCGCTGGAGGCCGCGCACGTCCTGCAGTCCGGCCAAGGTGCTCTCCTCGGACGCCTGTTCGACTGA
- a CDS encoding serine hydrolase domain-containing protein — translation MHLSRRSFLLATTGTALATPLLAGAGPALAAGRPPAGSLPDAALTADLRAITEAGMPGVFAEARDGRDRWRDASGVADVTTGRPVLPGFQHRVGSITKTFVAAALLQLVGERRIALDAPIGRYLPEFAVAGVTVRMLLNHTSGISDYDHVIFATPEDIERHRSTTFTPRQLVRAGLGQPPTGAPGAAFSYSNTNYILAGLIIERVTRRSATDEVHRRILRPLGLRQTYFPGLRPRIAGPHSRGYVPWYEGELRDFSVSNMSWAWTAGALVSTMADLNTFFRALLGGRLLRPAQLAAMKTTVPFDPAQPEAAGYGLGLYRMTWPTGDVWGHDGLVFGHSAISLHTPDGRRQVSLAQNVTHYALPGTPDPIGEAVGRLLNTALVGESVVAARTATAARVPAVVPAPGAPTLVRPLPQR, via the coding sequence ATGCACCTGTCACGCCGCAGTTTCCTGCTGGCCACCACCGGTACGGCACTCGCGACGCCCCTGCTGGCCGGTGCCGGCCCGGCACTCGCGGCCGGCCGTCCGCCCGCCGGGTCGCTGCCGGACGCGGCGCTCACCGCTGACCTGCGCGCGATCACCGAGGCCGGCATGCCCGGCGTGTTCGCCGAGGCGCGGGACGGACGGGACCGGTGGCGGGACGCCAGCGGAGTGGCCGACGTGACGACCGGTCGACCGGTGCTGCCCGGGTTCCAGCACCGGGTCGGCAGCATCACCAAGACCTTCGTGGCCGCCGCGCTGCTGCAACTCGTCGGTGAGCGCCGGATCGCGCTGGACGCCCCGATCGGCCGGTACCTTCCGGAGTTCGCGGTCGCCGGGGTGACCGTCCGGATGCTGCTCAACCACACGAGCGGAATCAGCGACTACGACCACGTCATCTTCGCCACCCCCGAGGACATCGAGCGGCACCGCTCCACCACGTTCACGCCGCGCCAGCTCGTCCGGGCCGGCCTCGGTCAGCCGCCGACCGGGGCACCAGGCGCAGCCTTCTCCTACTCGAACACCAACTACATCCTGGCCGGGCTGATCATCGAGCGGGTCACCCGCCGGTCCGCCACCGACGAGGTGCACCGGCGGATCCTCCGGCCGCTCGGGCTGCGGCAGACGTACTTCCCCGGCCTGCGTCCCCGGATCGCCGGCCCGCACAGCAGGGGCTACGTCCCGTGGTACGAGGGCGAGCTGCGCGATTTCAGCGTCAGCAACATGTCCTGGGCCTGGACGGCCGGGGCGCTCGTCTCGACCATGGCCGACCTGAACACCTTCTTCCGGGCGCTGCTCGGTGGTCGGCTGCTCCGCCCGGCTCAACTGGCCGCGATGAAGACCACCGTGCCGTTCGACCCGGCCCAACCGGAGGCCGCCGGCTACGGGCTCGGCCTCTACCGGATGACCTGGCCCACCGGCGACGTCTGGGGGCATGACGGCCTGGTCTTCGGGCACAGCGCCATCTCGCTGCACACCCCGGACGGTCGGCGGCAGGTGAGCCTCGCTCAGAACGTGACGCACTACGCGCTGCCCGGCACGCCGGACCCGATCGGCGAGGCGGTCGGCAGGTTGCTGAACACGGCACTGGTCGGTGAGAGCGTCGTCGCGGCGCGGACCGCCACCGCCGCCCGGGTGCCGGCGGTCGTTCCGGCGCCGGGCGCACCGACCCTGGTCAGGCCACTTCCGCAGCGCTGA